A single window of Solea solea chromosome 9, fSolSol10.1, whole genome shotgun sequence DNA harbors:
- the rasl11b gene encoding ras-like protein family member 11B, producing MRLIHNMTTIAEYPAPDYSVTNRSIKIAVIGGSGVGKTALVVRFLTRRFIGDYERNAGNLYSREVQVDGEKVTIQVQDTPGAEMTDNGISLPEHVTCSIQWADAVVLVYSVTDRCSFDQIEQLHQLVVRVSGANMPPVILLANKSDMVHLRRVDSQQGPLLATTLGCSFFEVSASEDYSQVHDAFHRLCCQLSKQPPPVSSPSNTSTSTTTEKRRSPLIPRPKSPNMQDLKRRFKQVLSAKVRTVTSV from the exons atgcgTCTCATCCACAACATGACGACCATCGCGGAGTATCCCGCACCGGATTACTCGGTCACCAACCGAAGCATCAAAATAGCTGTGATAGGAGGCAGCGGCGTTGGCAAAACCG cgCTCGTGGTGAGATTCTTGACGCGGCGCTTCATCGGAGACTATGAGAGAAATGCTG gAAACCTCTATTCTAGAGAAGTCCAGGTGGACGGAGAAAAGGTAACCATCCAGGTTCAGGACACTCCTGGTGCAGAG ATGACAGATAATGGCATCAGTCTACCTGAACACGTGACCTGCTCTATCCAGTGGGCCGACGCCGTCGTGCTTGTATACTCGGTCACTGATCGGTGCAGCTTTGACCAGATTGAGCAGCTGCACCAGCTGGTTGTACGTGTGAGCGGTGCCAATATGCCCCCCGTGATCCTGCTGGCCAATAAGTCAGACATGGTGCACCTGAGGCGGGTCGACTCCCAGCAGGGCCCTCTGCTCGCGACCACTCTGGGCTGCTCTTTCTTCGAAGTGTCAGCCAGCGAGGACTACAGCCAGGTGCATGATGCTTTCCACAGACTGTGCTGCCAGCTATCCAAACAGCCACCTCCAGTCTCCAGCCCCTCAAACAcctccaccagcaccaccacggAGAAGAGGCGCTCGCCACTCATCCCCAGACCAAAATCTCCCAATATGCAAGACCTGAAGCGGCGTTTCAAGCAAGTGCTGTCTGCAAAAGTCAGGACTGTTACGTCAGTGTGA